The window ACAAAGGATGTCCGCATTTTCTGCAGAGCTGAAGTTCGAACAGGCAGCAGAGGTAAAGAAAATTGTGGATTTGCTTCTGCAGCAGGTTCATAAATCATCTTTGTTGCGGGAGCCGGTAAATAAAGCCAATGTGTGGATATCTGTTTCGGGAGACGGGGGAGTAATGGATCACTTCCTTTTGCTTCAGGGGAAAGTATATATCCGGAATTTTTCTTCAGGCGGTTATGATAATTTCGAAAATGCCCTTGATGACTGGTTTGAAGGAAATGAAAGACTTGATTTGCAACCAACCGATGAAGACTATGAAAGAATGAGAATTATTCTTAACTGGGCAGCACAAAACCGTGACCGGGTAAAGATTTACTATCTTACTGAATATCAAACAAAGATTCAGCTTTTCAAAAAAATGTCAACTGTCGCATTGAGGCAACCGGAATACCGGGAAATATCGGGAGAGATTGACATTACGAGGTTAAATCTTAATATATGATTTACAGATCAGGAGATAACTGTTTTCAGATTTTTGAAACCGGTACGGCTGACAGGGAGCTCACTGCCATTCTTCAAAATTACCCTGTAGTTCTCATTTCCGTCGTTTAAAACTTTTTCGAGAAATGACAGATTGAGAATAATCGATCTGTGAATTCTCGAAAAAACCTTCCCGTCGAGTTTCTCCTCCAGATTTCTAAGTGTCCCCTTTTTCAGGAATTTTTTATTTTTGGTGTGGATGGCGACATAATCATCCATCGCCTCGAAAAACAGGATGTCCTCAACCTTAATAATCACGAAATCGCCTTTGTCTTTCACCGAAATGGTGGAAATGAATGGAGCGGTATCCTTCCTGAGATTTTCAAGTGATGCAGCGTAGTCGGAATTTATGTTTTTGACGGCGATTCGTGAAATCAGTTTATTGACAGCATCGATAAACCTCTCGTATTCAACAGGTTTCATGAGGTAATCGACGGCATTTTTCTCGAATGCTTTTACGGCAAATTCATCGTATGCGGTTACAAAGATGATAAAAGGGGGGTTATCGAGCAGTTCGAGCAGACCGAGTCCTGATATGCCGGGCATCTGGATGTCGAGAAAAACAACATCCGGCTGCAATTCATTAATCAGAGACAGGGCTTCCATACCATTACGAGCCTCACCGGTAACTTCCACAATCCCCGAGTCGATGCAATATTTTTTGACAAGCGACCTTGCGAGGGATTCATCATCGACAACAAGAGCTTTTAATTTCATCTGTTCTCCACGGGAATCAGAATTGTAGCTGTATATGAATTTTCTTTTTTCAAGACTGTGAATGAGCCGTTATCCCGGAAGTGGAGTCTGATTCTGTCCCGTACATTTTGCAGCCCTACACCCAATCCGGTTTTTTTTGCAGCCTGGACACCGTCAAGTCCGTTTCGGATCTCAATTTTTAACATTTCATCGATTAATTCAGCATTTATATCTATCTCAACCGGAACAGTTGAAGGTTGAACACCATGTTTGATGGCGTTTTCAAGAACCGGCACGAGAATATAAGAGGGGACCGGCACCATTTCAGAATCTTTTGAAGTCGATATTTTAACTATCATTTTATCATCAAACCTGACCTGTTCGATGTCGAGGTAGCGCTTAATATTTTCGATTTCCTCATGAAGTGGTATCAGTTCCCTGTCGTGTGATGCGAGAGCAAGTCTGATAAATCCGGCGAGTTTTTCCGTCATCACCACCGAAAGTTTGGGATCGATGTGTGTCAGAGCCGAGATCGAGTTCAGGCTGTTGAAAATGAAGTGGGGGTTGATCTGGAGCTTCATCATGTTCAATTCGGATTCGAGAAGTTTAGTTTTCAGTGCTTCCTGATTTTTGATGTTTTCAATATTTTTGAAGTAAGCCTGAATAAGATAGATGAAAGCAGTGAAAGTAAAGTAGAGGATCAGTCCAATAAAGAAGCGGGTGATAAAATTCTTCTGGAAGAAAGACTGATAAGCGGCATCACTGATCAGAAGGTTGAAAATAATCAGTTTGGAAGCAATCACCCAGAAAACGGAGACGATTATACCGGCAATCAGGTGAATCACGATAAATTTTATAAGCCCGTCGAGTTCAAATTTCACGAATCGACAGAGTTGCAGCAGTCCGCCTGAAAAACCGGTCAGAAGCATTGTCGAGATAACGGAATCGGTTATTGCCTGAAGGACAGTAATTCCGGTTGTATAATGGAGGTAAAGGGTGGAGACTGCAGCGAGTGTGATCAGCAGTATTATAATATTCAGGGCTTTTTTTGTCAAATTCTTTCAGCCGGATTAAATAAATTGAACTCGTGAAATATAACTAAAAACGGGAGTTTTTCTGAAAAACAAAAAGAGGCTGCCTTTACGGGACAACCTCTTCTGCAATCAAACAACAATTCAAACCAACAATTTAGAAAACTTTCATTTCTCCACCACCGAAAAGGACAAGTCCCTTGATGATGAGGGTTTTGTTCTCATCAACATCGTCCATTTTCGAATAGTTATATTTTTTGCTGGAGAAACCACCAAAAAGTGAAACGACATCAATTTTTACATTCCAGTTACTTGGCACTGTAAGGTCGCATCCGCCAAATATGACAAAGAGATCGAGGACATTTTCGCCGTCGGAGAGTTCACAGTCACGCATAAATAACTCGGAGCCGCCAAAAATAATTGTTATATTTCCGCCCCGGAAGTTTTTGCTGTTGATTATCCTTTTGCTTCCGCCGAAGACCGATACCTCCTCTATAACATCATATTCCGAGGTATACTGTTTTTTGTAGTCATCAGTGCCGCCACCGAGTTCAGCTTCCCTTTGTTTCTCGACATGCCGGTAGATTATGTAGAAGCCGAGAGCGAGCAGCATGACCGGGACGATAAAATCCGAGTAGTCAAGATTGAAACTTTTGATCACTATACCTGCGGAACCGAGACCCATCAGGAGCCATGAAAGTGATTTTCTGCGTGAGTTCACGAAGAGAATAATTCCGATGACCAGAACGATGGTCGGAAGTGAAAAGAGGATATCGTTGATTCGGTAGCTTATGATATCCACCTCTTTGAGGAAGTAGAGGATACCGAGCACTATGAGCCCGACACCGATAAAAACCCGGGCTGTTTGTGATTGAACTTTAGCCATGACAGTTCTCCTTCTGTTGTTCGTTTGGATAATTCTCAAAATTTTCTATGGGATATTAGGGATAAATTGAAAGAGGACAAAAGGAAAATCGGTGAAGCGGTGGAAGAAGTCGGTGAAAGGGGATTCACAAAAAAAATATCTTTCGATTTTGCATCAAAATCAAAAGTGGGAAAAATTTAATTTGTTTAAGTCCCCGAAGAGGGTTAATTTTCGATACCAAAATCTGCCGGCTGACAGATAAATGATTCCCTGCCGCCCGAGTCGCAAAGTGACAGAGGCACCAATTCATAACGATTTTTTAAAGATTAGCATTCACTAACCTCGCGGGAATTTTTTTAAACTTTTTTATACGATTAGTTCAACTAATTAACAGGATTTATTTTTATTTATGAAGATTTCACGACTGTTTACCAAAAATGAAACAGATGTACAAAATTTAATTGAATATGTACCACGCAATTCGGAAATACGCAATCCTGACGGGAAAATGATATTTTCGATGCAGAACATACTGGTGCCTTCAACCTGGTCGCAGGTTGCTGTTGACATTCTCGCACAGAAGTATTTTAGAAAAGCCGGAGTGCCGAAACTGCTCAGGAAAGTTGAGGATGCCGGGGTTCCTGAATGGTTGTTGCCATCAGAACCTGATACTGATAATCTTGCGAAATTGCCCCAAAATGAAAGATTTACATCTGAATCAGACAGTCGTCAGGTATTTCACAGACTTGCAGGAAACTGGACTTACTGGGCATGGAAAGCCGGCTACTTTAAGACAGAAGAGGACGCAAAGACCTACTACGACGAGATGTTCTACATGCTCGCAACCCAGATGGCTGCACCCAATTCACCACAATGGTTCAATACCGGATTAAACTGGGCTTACGGAATTACAGGACCCTCACAGGGACACTTCTATGTGGATTATCAGACCGGTCAGCTTGTTTCCTCCGATGATGCATATACTCATCCGCAACCGCACGCATGCTTCATACAGTCCATCAGTGACGATCTTGTAAACGATGGCGGAATCATGGACTTATGGGTTCGTGAAGCCCGTCTGTTCAAATACGGATCGGGAACCGGCACAAATTTCAGTCAGATTCGCGGATCAGAAGAACCACTCAGCGGAGGCGGCAGGTCTTCAGGTCTGATGTCGTTTCTGAAGATAGGTGACAGGTCGGCGGGAGCGATAAAATCAGGCGGTACCACCCGCAGAGCTGCCAAGATGGTGTGTCTCGATCTCGATCACCCTGACATCGAAGAATTTGTAAACTGGAAGGTTATCGAAGAGCAAAAAGTTGCATCGCTGGTTACCGGTTCAAAGCTGAACAACCTTCACCTCAACAACATAATGAAAGCCTGCTACGCAGAGCATCCTGAGAATGACAGATTTAATCCGAAATTAAACATTAAGTTGCAGAGAGCTGTAATTGAGGCTAAAAAGGCTCTTATTCCGAATAATTATATTGAGAGAGTGATACAACTCGCTAAGCTCGGTTACAAATCGATAGAATTCCCGATTTACGATACCGACTGGAATTCGGAAGCCTACACAACCGTTTCAGGACAGAATTCGAACAACTCAATCAGAGTAACCAACGAATTCATGACTTCCGTTCTTGAAGACGGTCCATGGAACCTCTACTGGAGAGTTGAGAAAAAGAAAGCCAAAAAGGAAAACAGGAAACCAAAGCCGTCAAAAGTGCTTAAAGCCAGAGAGCTGTGGGAAGACATTTCGTTTGCTGCATGGAACTGTGCCGATCCGGGTTTGCAATTCCACACAACAATTAACGAATGGCACACCTGTCCCGAGGATGGAGAGATAAACGCTTCCAATCCCTGCAGTGAGTATATGTTTCTCGATGACACAGCATGTAACCTGGCGTCATTGAACCTGTTGAGATTTTACAATCCTGAAACAAATAAATTTAACATAAAAGCATACAGACATGCTGCCCGTTTGTGGACAATCACGCTTGAAACAAGTGTGTTGATGGCGCAATTTCCGAGCAAGGAAATAGCTCAGCTTAGTTACGAGTTTAGAACACTGGGACTTGGTTACGCCAATCTCGGAGCGCTGTTAATGCAGCAGGGTATCCCTTACGACAGTGAGGAAGCTGTCGCCATTACTGGTGCCTTGACTGCAATTATGCATTTCAGCGCCTATGCCACCAGTGCTGAAATGGCAAAGGGATTTGGTCCATTTGTAAAATATGAGAAGAACAAGGATCACATGCTCCGGGTGATGAGAAATCATCGCCGTGCCGCCTACAATGTACCTGTCGAGGAATATGAAGGATTGACAATAAAACCGATGGGAATCGACCCGACGAAGTGCCCTTCCGATCTTCTTGAAGCTGCTAGAGAGGATGCTGACCGTGCCCTTGACCTCGGTACAAAACATGGTTTCAGAAATGCTCAGGTTACAGTAATAGCTCCAACAGGTACTATCGGAATGTTGATGGACTGTGATACAACGGGCGTTGAACCTGATTTTGCATTAGTGAAATTCAAAAAACTCGCCGGCGGCGGATACTTTAAGATTATCAACCAGTCGGTACCCCCGGCACTCAAGAAACTTGGCTACAACGAGCATCAAATCGATGAGATCATCAAGTATGCAGTCGGTGCAGGATCTCTGACAGGATGTCCTTATATCAATGCAGAATCGCTGAAATCGAAAGGATTCACCGATGAGACCATCTCGATTATCGAGAAACAGATGCCGTCGGTCTTTGACATTTCCTTTGCATTCAACAAATACACCCTGGGTGTTGATTTCCTGAAGAAGCTTGGAGTGACCGAAGAGGAGATGGATTCTATGGATTTCAATCTTCTGCGGAAACTTGGTTTTTCAAGACAGGAAATCTCATCCGCAAACGATTACATCTGCGGTACGATGACCGTTGAGGGTGCTCCCTATCTGAAATTCGAACACTATCCCGTTTTCGACACCGCGAACAAATGCGGCAAAAAAGGAACGAGATTCCTGAAAGCGATGGCACACATCAAAATGATGGCTGCGGCTCAACCGTTCATCTCGGGTGCCATTTCAAAAACCATCAATCTGCCTTACCACTCGACAGTTGATGATGTGAAAGATGCCTATATGCAATCGTGGAACCTCTGTTTGAAGGCAAATGCTCTCTACAGAGACGGATCGAAGCTTTCACAGCCGCTCAATTCACTTATTGACGATGACTTCCAGGAAATTTACGAATCTCACGAAGAAAACAACATCGTAAAGGTCGCTGAACGAATTATTCACCGTTACATCGCAAAAAGAAGAAGACTTCCCGATCGCAGAAAAGGATACACCCAAAAGGCAAAGATTAACGGGCAATCGCTCTATATCAGAACGGGTGAGTATGACAACGGACAGATTGGAGAGATATTTATAGATATGCACCGTGAGGGAGCCACTGTAAGAAGCCTCCTGAACAGTTTCGCCATAGCAATTTCACTTGGCTTGCAACATGGTGTACCCCTCGAAGAGTTTGTGGATGCCTTTGTTTTCACAAGATTCGAACCATCAGGAGTTGTCACAGGAAACCAGAGGATCAAGTTCTCAACCTCGGTGATTGATTACATCTTCCGTGAACTGGCAGTTACTTATCTGAACAGATATGATCTTGCACATGTCAGTGCAGATGATCTCCTTTCATCAACCAAGGTAAGCAAGGCTAACGAGGATTTTGAGAGTGAGGAACTTGTCAGCGAGAGCATTTATGAGCTCGAACCAAGGGATTCCCCCGGCTACAGTTCAAAACTTGCAACCTCAGAAACGAAGGACACTACTTCAAAATTTCTGAACAAACAGTCGACAGCCATTAAGCATCAGGTTCAAAGAGCCATTGAAAAAGGTTATACCGGGGACATTTGCACCGAATGTAACAGCATGACTATGGTAAGAAACGGAACCTGTCTGAAGTGCATGACCTGCGGATCAACAAGCGGATGCAGCTAATGCAATAATGCAATAATGCAGTAATCCAATAATGCAGTAATATTTGGCTCCGGAGATTTTGTTTTCGGAGCCTTTTTTTAATGCAGCAATGCAATAATCCAATAATTCAGTAGTGGGGGCCGATCAGGTTTTACGGGACAAATTTATAGCCGGCGGAGTGGATCGTAACAAAGTGTTTTGGATTTGAGGGGTCGTCCTCGAACTTTTTTCTTAGGGAAAGAATAAAATTGTCAATTGTCCGGGTGGTCGGAAAACTGTCGTAACCCCAAACTTCATCCAGCAGTTTGTTGCGGGAGAAAATCTCGTTAGGGTGTTCGAAGAAGAATTTTATAAGTTTATACTCGATGGGTGAGAGGGGGAAAACCGCACCGTGTTTGCTCAAAGTCATCTCTTTGTCATTCAATATCAGGTCGTCTGAATGATTGGATTGGATTTGCGGGGATCTGTTTCCTGTCCTTCTTAAAACTGCTTTAATTCTTGCAAGAAGATCATTGATACTAAAAGGTTTGGTGATGTAGTCATCGGCTCCAATATCGAATGCCAGTACTTTGGTGACCTCGTCATTTTTACTGGTGAGCATTATAACGGGGATGTCGGAATTTTTCGCACGGAGCTCTCTGCAAACTTCGATACCGTTCATTGTCGGGAGCATCTGATCGAGCAGAATCAGATCACAGTCTCTTTTAATCGCCATACTCAAACCTTCTTTGCCATCTCTTGCCGTTGAAATTTCATAATGTTCAGATTCAAGTATGTCGGTCAGGCTAAGGCTGATCGCGGGGTCATCTTCAATCAGGAGAATTTTCTTCATAACATTCCTTAAAAAACAGTTTAATAATTGTTCCTTCGCCGGGCTTGCTTGTCACTTCGATTTTTCCCTGATGAGCATCGACGATATTTTTCACGATTGTTAGTCCAAGCCCTGTCCCGGGGATTTTTTTTGCTGTTGAGACGCCCGTCCGGTAAAAAGGATTAAAAATTTCTTTTATTTCACCTTCTTCCATCCCGATGCCGAAATCCCTGACAGTTATACAAGCTTCGCTGCCTGATGAAACCAGTGATACATCAATCAAATTATTGGGTTTCCCAAACTTCAATGCATTCGAAAATAGATTAATCAGACACTCCACCAGGGCATCATGGTTTCCGTTAATCCTGATTTTCCTTTCGGAAATCGAAGTATTTAACTTAAACCCTTCACTTTTTATCTGATACTTCATCAAGTCGAGAGAGTTTTGTAATGAATCATTAAGTATCAGAGGTGCCATTACAAACTGTTTAACACCCCTTTCCATTTGAGAAAAATGGAGCACATTGTCAATCAGTCTGGTAAGCCGTTCGGTTTCTCCGGTAATAACATCGAGATAATGGTTTACCTTATCCTCAGGGATGTTTTTCTTCCTTCTCATTTGTTGGGCAAGGAGATTGATGGAGGTCAGAGGGGTCTTCAGATCATGGGAGACAGAGGAGACAAAAAGGGATTTTTGTTCGTTAAGTTCGGCGAGTTTCTCGGCTTCAAGCTCTTTTCTGATCAAAGATTCCTTCAGGGATGCAGCTTCGATGGCATCGATTGCTGACTTTGCGAGTGTTTCTATAAAATCGATGTCATCCCTCGAAGTTTTAAATTCCGATTTTTTCTCCCCGAGCAACACGACAGCATGAAAGTTTGCAGTGTGCGCATTTTCATTAATGATCACTTTTACTTCATCACCAAACGGCAGCGGACTTATATCTTCGAAGTTAATGCCCTGTTCCAAAGCATCCCTGCGGGCATAGATTTTTTCTTCAAGTCGCACATTTTCGGGAAATGTGAATTGGGAGTCACTATTTTGATAGAGCAGGCGCGGGGAGGAGTTTTCCTGCAGCAACGAAATCGCAAAAAATTTATAAGGGATGTTCTTCACGATAAAATCCCCAAGACAAATTCCGATCTCCTTGACCGTGATTGCCGATTCCAGGAGATTACGGAATTGCACCACCATTTCCTTGAAGTTATAGTGCACCATGAAAAAATTTTTATTCACCACCACTTGCACCCTGGTCTTAAGCGGCTGAAAGAAGAATGCCAGTATAAGGGTTGTGACAGTGGCAAATTCGAGTTCAAAATCCCTGGTGATATAGGTGGAAACCAGGAAGAGTAATACAAAATAAATCGCTGAGAGAATTGAAACAACTGAAGTGTAGACTATACTTCTATTTAAAATAAGCTGAATATCCAGGAAATGGTATTTAACTATTGAGATGGTAAAGCAGACAGGAATTGAGAGCATCAGCATTGAAACGACCGACTCGGGGATAATTCCACTCCCGGTTAACCCCTGAGGGATTACCCAAAGCAATACAAAAGCGAAAGGACCGATAAAATATCCGGTAATCAGCCAGAGAAGCCGCTGTTTATCTTCCCGGGTAGTCGATTTCCTGTAAGAATTTATAAAAATCGATGTTGAGGCGATCACGAGCACCACAGTCGCAGTTCTGCTGATGTTAAACCAGTCGATGTAGGCGGAAAGGGTTTCCTGGGTCAGGGAAGTTTTAACCGAGAGATATGAAATAAAATTGCCGAAAGAAACCGCAAAAGCGAAGAAATAGAGCAGAAAAAGGAGATATCCCGGGTCCTTCATTCTGTTCGCCGGATAAACCAGTGCGAAGTGAATAAAAAATACCGGAGTAACGACATAAGAGAGGTGGAAAATTGCTCTTGTTACATCAGCCAAAAGGGGAATGTCAACCTTCGCAGATCCCCATGTTGTAATCACAATTGCTGCAACTCCGAAACAGCATAAAAAGAAGAGTTGAGCGTGCAGGTTTCCGGGCTTTTTAATCACCACGAAATTGCCGATAAGAATGAAGATGAGTGCGATAATTACCTGAACGACAACATGAAACAGAGAATAGAACGGCACCAGAATATAGTTTTTAGTGGTGATTTTATCTCCGGTGAGAAGAAAAAGAGAAATGTGGTCACCCGGTTTGAAAAAGTCGCAAATAATTTCAACTTCCTCTCTCTCGTGAACAGAGATACTGTTAACAGCAAGAACTGTGGTTGTCTTTTCGAAAGCCGGGTCTGCAATGACCAATTTCTCTGTTTCGTTTACAAGGGAAACGGGAAGATCAGCCTTTGAAAGCATTTGCTTTGTTGCCGGTATAAAGAAAGAAAGGACGAGCAGTTGGGCAAAGATACCTGCCACGAAGAGAGTCCTGTTACCAGTCATTAAAGTCTCGATTAAGTCATTCCCAAATTATATTTTTTTCCTTTAAAAGTCAATTCCTGCCGAAAATATATTTTTGGTTCCCGATCCCTGCACCGGGAATCAAAAAGACTCAAAGGACCTACTTCACCAAAATCATTTTTTTAGATTGGACAAAAGATCCCGCAGACAATCTGTAGATGTAAATTCCACTCGGAAGGTTTTTGGCGTCAAAGGTGACCTTGTGCTCACCTGCACCCTGTAACTCGTTTACCAGTTCCGTTACCTCTTCTCCGATAGAGTTAAATACTTTCAGGTTCACAGTTGAGGTTACAGGGAGCATATATGTAATAGTGGTCGAGGGATTGAAAGGGTTCGGGTAGTTTTGCAGGAGTCTAAATTTCTCAGGGAGGAAACTGTCACCCGTTGATTCCTCGCTCATCGCGTTACCCGACACGGGATTAATTACCCCCTGGGATATTACATATTCGGTCAAAGCCTGAAATTCTGTCAGTTCAGAATAAAGTGTATCAACATCAAAAGGTATCATGAATAAATTCTGCATTGCCATTAAGAGGAACTCATTCATGACCAGGTTATATGACTGAGATGGATCGATTGGTTGTCCGTTAACCGTAATCGATGTAATTCTGGATCCCGGAGGATTTTGTACATTCATTCCGAACGACAGTCCTGCGGTTTGAGGTACAAACTCATCGTCGGTTGCTATCATGCTGACAACATTCTCCATCGCGTACCAAAGATTCGCACCTGAGATATTGATTTTTGCAAGCCTGAACCCAAGATTATTGACGGGGTTGGCGCCGTATCCTATGCATCTGAAAAGGTCTGCGGGAACGATGGGTCCTGCCTGAATCGGTTGCGAAGTGGAACCACCAACAGTAATTGCGATATCAGCTCCTGTTTTCCATTTAAAGGCAGTGGTCACAAGATTACCGACGGCTGTATTATGGTGGGTTGAAGTATCGGTCAGATTAGTATCAATTTCACTAAAATATCCGGAAGCCACACCAACCTGGGTTCTGAACATGGGCCCGTAAACCTGTTCCAGTTGAGAAATAAGAGTATCGATTACTGCCTTGGTTACCGGTTCTTCCGGTATATTCTCATCCAGTGGAATCAACTGAAAAAGTGGAGGTTGAACCGATCCCTGACTGACAACCACATTGATTTTTCCAACATAACGCAGGAAGGCATCTGCCTGGAATGCGTAGGTCTTGCCGCCGGTAAAAAGATTCACAATCTCCACTGGTGCATCAAGTTTAAGGTGGTCGTGACTCGAGATAACAATATCGACACCGGGTACCATCGCAAACAGTTGTTTGTCGATATTAAGTCCAAGATGTGAGAGGCAGATGATAATTTCGCAGCCCGCATCTTTTAATGCCGTAATCTGAGTCATCGCACAGGCAGCCAGCGCCGAGTCGGATTCAATAATTTTGACATAACCGGGTTGAGAAAAGTAGTTTGCACTTGGCGTAGTCAGTCCGAAGATCCCGACTCTTAATCCGCCATATTCCTTTATGGCATAGCCTTTTATATAGTTATCCAATCCTGTGTTGGTCTCATGGGGGAATTGAACATTACTTGAGATGATTGAAAATGGTGCCCCCTGTGGAAAAGCAGTTGCAAAAATATTAAACAGGTTATCGGGACCGAGATCGAATTCGTGGTTACCAACCACCATTGCATCCAACCCTAAAGCTCCCATTAGCTGAAGTTCCGGTACACCAAAAAACAGTGAAAAGAAAGGGTCACCTATAAAGGCATCGCCACCATGCAGCGTAAGAACATTTGTTTCGGTCATTTTTGTCATCCCGATAACAGAGGCAGCTCTGGCGATCCCGCCAATTTTGCCTGACAAGTCAGGATTTCTTGGTGCCTGCGGGGCGAGGTTCGTATGGGTATCATTAACAAACAGAATTGTAAGGCTGTCTGTAGCGAATGAGAAATTAAAAAGTCCTCCAAGGAGGGCAACTACTAAAAATGTGCGTGCTTTCATTGGGATAATCTCCGTTTTTGTTTGGGTCAAAATTAATTTGTACCGCAAAAGGAGATGTCACCGGAGAGTAAAGAGATTGTAAAAACTGAATGGCAATCTCTTTACATCTTTTTGACAAGTTTGTGACAACAATTCAGAGGACATCACTTAATTTGCCATTGTCAATTGTGGAGTTTTTATG is drawn from Bacteroidota bacterium and contains these coding sequences:
- a CDS encoding 5'-nucleotidase C-terminal domain-containing protein, with translation MKARTFLVVALLGGLFNFSFATDSLTILFVNDTHTNLAPQAPRNPDLSGKIGGIARAASVIGMTKMTETNVLTLHGGDAFIGDPFFSLFFGVPELQLMGALGLDAMVVGNHEFDLGPDNLFNIFATAFPQGAPFSIISSNVQFPHETNTGLDNYIKGYAIKEYGGLRVGIFGLTTPSANYFSQPGYVKIIESDSALAACAMTQITALKDAGCEIIICLSHLGLNIDKQLFAMVPGVDIVISSHDHLKLDAPVEIVNLFTGGKTYAFQADAFLRYVGKINVVVSQGSVQPPLFQLIPLDENIPEEPVTKAVIDTLISQLEQVYGPMFRTQVGVASGYFSEIDTNLTDTSTHHNTAVGNLVTTAFKWKTGADIAITVGGSTSQPIQAGPIVPADLFRCIGYGANPVNNLGFRLAKINISGANLWYAMENVVSMIATDDEFVPQTAGLSFGMNVQNPPGSRITSITVNGQPIDPSQSYNLVMNEFLLMAMQNLFMIPFDVDTLYSELTEFQALTEYVISQGVINPVSGNAMSEESTGDSFLPEKFRLLQNYPNPFNPSTTITYMLPVTSTVNLKVFNSIGEEVTELVNELQGAGEHKVTFDAKNLPSGIYIYRLSAGSFVQSKKMILVK